TTTCATTCCACTCTCTTTTCACTTACAGTTTGCTTGGGAAAAAATTGTCAtaggaggggaggggaggggatgGAAAAAGTTTTGCCTTGCCTTGGACAAGTAAGAAAGGGACTGGAGGAGAAATAAATTTTCTTCGTTTAGATAGAtgaatgaaatttaataaataataaatatcattaatacCCTTTTAATTGGAGGTAGAGGATGAAGTGATAAATAAGATTGGAAAGGtttatttgttaaaagaaataagtttaaaaaccAACCTCCATTCCCCTTCCCCTCCATCAAATTTTGTTCTTCCCAAACAAGATTAAGATGCCATTAACCTCCCTCCCCTCCCTCCATTCACCTCTTTCCCAAACAAACTGTAATGAAATGAGCAAATTTGAAGTATGCattacaagaaaaagaaaatataaaatccagCAAAGAGATATTTGTATGCATACCGTgtgtaactaatttagataaaatacatttttcagAGTTTACTTGTGTAAACAGCGTGTGTTTCATTGATTTGTCTGCCATTGGCGCTGCCATAGATGGTTATGCTATTGTACTAGGCTAAAGCAAGAGAAAAGCCTTTGACTGTTTTATTGCCTTATACCCAAATTAGTTGCTGCCTCCATGAATTTTGAGCAGTAACTCCACTAATGAGCTCACTGTGGGCAACATAAAGGCTCATGTGTTAACTGTCTTCCCATGAGGATTCTGTATTGTGTTCATGGCAGAAACCAATTTTTGATACGTGCTCTTCCCTCTTACAGCTCAAGCGTTGGGAGCGGAAGGAATGTAAGGAAAACAGCCTTCCTGTTTTACACAAAATGCATGTTAAGGTAGGAGATACAATTCAAGTGATTGCCGGAGATGACAAGGGAAAAATTGGGGAGATTACTAAGATTTTTAGGCACAACAGCACTGTGGTAGTCAAAGAAATAAACCTGAAGACAAAGCATGTGAAGAGCAGAGAAGAGGGTGAACCTGGCCAGATTATAAAGGTTATTTTCAACCCAATTTTTGTTTCATGCATTCATCCATTTTTATTCTAGCAAGTATTTTTACTCCAAGTTATTCTATCATTAGAAGCATGCAACTGACAGAATTACTTGCAGAGAATATCATGTTAGATATCTGCTCGACAAATATTCTTTCAGTAATTGCTTGCCATTACTCATTTCAGATTTGTCTAGTGTGGATAGGTTTGcagaaaattcaagaaatttcTGCCTTGCTAACTAATGCCTTGTTATCTTTACATTTTAGACTTTATACATGAATATTGTTGTTGCATGCTTTCTTTAATCACAAATGGACTTTTATGTTCCAGATTGAAGCACCTATTCACAGTTCAAATGTTATGCTTTATTCTAAAGAAAAGAACATTGCAAGCCGGGTGGGTCATAAAGTTCTTGATGATGGGAAGAAAGTTCGGTACCTCATAAAAACTGGGGAAATAATTGATAATGCGGAGAACTGGAAGAAAGTGAAAGAAGAGAGTAAGAAAACCGAAGTAGCTGCTACTACTACTTCATAGTTCATAGTAACACAACATATTACTTGGCAATTGATGCCATTTCTGAAACTCTAGATGTATTTCTgcccttgtttttttcttcactgGTCCAATTATTTTGCCCTGTTCCTTTCTTGATTTCTATATTGCCGACTTTTGTTGTACCATTGGCTGTGTGGAAATGGATGTCAATTCTAGCCTGAACTTGCAAGTATTCTGTATTCTATCTTATTCAGTTCATGGATATAGAGCGTCTGCAACAACATTAATTTCCACTCACTAAAACTCAGTGTAGAGGACGGAATTTACAATTGGCCACACCATATTATGTTCACAGTTCATTCTGATGAATAGGAATGCATCTTCAGGTGCTGATGAAGCTTGTTTTCCCAAGAGTATTTTGCAGATCTTGTTTACTTTCTGTTGTACATAATTTCTAATAATAAGAAATTCTCATATTACTTGTTCAACTTTCTGAGTGTTTTGGAGTTGATACATTTCAGTTTTGGAGGCTCAAGTTATATGTGGCCGAGTCAGACTCTGTGGTCTTATATAAAATTACTTTGTCTTCATCCTTATCCCTGTTTGTCCTTTGAAAATTCAGCGGCAAAGTTCAAACAAGAGCTAGCAAATGAAAGCAGCCCTGGGAAAAGACCTTGGATTATTGACTAGAATTTACAGCCGCCAAAATCCCCAACGTATTTGAAAGTATGATTGCTTGCACAAGTTTATATGATTGATCCTTCGAATCAAAGAGATGTTCCAGACTTGTCAACTGCAGCCATGAAAGCCTTTGATTGAAGGATGATAACTTACCACTTGAACTTGGAGACTTCATTCCCAATCCTGAAATGAAATCTTTGCATTATATTTACCGATACTGAATTATTCAGGTTTAGTAGctgttaatttttatgttttttaaaaaataaaaaatatttataaaacaaacgCATTCTATATTATCACATTCTATATTattaaactaaatatatttaggGTGTATTTTAGATTGTGTAGCGAcgatgatttaaaatattttttgtttagaaacatattataataaaaattattttatttaaaaaaaattatttttaacattaaaataatgaaaaaatatataaaaattttattttaaataaaaaaattaaaaatttttaaaaatataatttaaacacaCTAGTTACAATTGAAATGTACGATAGGCAGCATGTGAATCGTAAAAGAGAATCCAAGAATACTTGGCAATCGTTGCATCACACAGACAGCACATTCATTTCCTATccatgacaaaataaaaaaataataatttattttttgtttggattcaAGAGTttactatgaaaaaaaaggtGGGATTCCCaagataaatgaataaataaataaagttgttttaattaaataatacaaattgaAGAACTGTACAGTTGTTTTATTGTCTCATTGATATAATAGGACATTACACGCGCCATTCAAAGCAGCCCAGCAAGAGAGGCTAGCCAAGAGTGGAGTCGAGGAAAATGGAGGAAGAGAAGAACACAGAGGGAGCTCTTCCTACATACTGTGTTACAGGTGCCAATGGCTACATAGGGTCTTGGCTGGTGAAGCTTCTTCTTCAGAGAGGCTACATGGTTCATGCCACCCTACGTGATCTCGGTCTGTTTCGTGAACTCCTCCTCCTTTACTTCTTTTATGCTCATGCTGTATATGATCTTCAtcatttatttggttttttccgTTATAGAttggatcaaatttttttatacaacttcaaaaatggaaagaaaaaaatttattattatgcaggaaaggaaaaaaaacagtgaaTCCATAACAATGGAAACAGCAAAACACCTAGGCAAATTAGTTCTTTAGATTTAGACTAGATTGATGTTGGTTTAAATTATATGAGGTTTGTCTTAATATGACACAATTAAATGAACGAGTCCAAAAACAGCCCTAACaattaataacaatattgtttgattagtataaaattcaagataatattttaaaaaaaacatattaagataacaacatattaaattgattcaaTTCAACCTGTCAAATTCATAACATGGATAATGAAAATGAAaccatgataacctcataaaaagatagcaaattaaaacaaattataaaactcaattacaatgttaaatgatgaaattgaaaaaaaaaatcaataaaaaagataaaaaaatcaatcaatatttaacttgtcaaatctacAATCTAAGTCGTGAGATTAGGATGATTtaatgaaaagtaaattaaaagataacTATATCTCTATTATCCAATACTTATAACGATGATctctctaaaaatatttttttcattaaattaaaaatgtaatgTCTATTAGTTagatatgattaattaattagaaattgtaTATAATGGCACTTTTATAGAATtgtaatttacaaaataaaaatatacatgtttctaatatttttccaccttaaaatataattgttagtGGGATGTGATccgataaaaaagaattttctcggtgaagaaaaagaaaatactatATATTACATGGTTTGAGATGCCTATCTTCACAAGAATATAGAGTAAATTTCATTGATAATGGAACATTGATTTATTATGCTTATTTTAAAATGAGCCTTTAACAATGTAGATGAGATGAAGGAGGTGGTTGGGTGtgtaatgaaataataataaatgataaaattaaaaaataatcaattaaaatgataaaatatctgAAACAAATTCCATCAATCTTTGTTAATTGCAGTAGTGAGTTGCGCTTTATTATgcataaaaaacaatctaaaaagaaTTGATATCAAGTTGAACATTTCtgcaaaaatcacaaatttatgTAATTACAAGCTAATACAATCTAGCTTTGAAATAAAGCCTCTTCTTTAGCAAAATTCATGCTTGCTTATAAGTAAAGTCAAAACAAcaagtttcatttaaaaaataaataaaacaacatcgttttggAGTTAATCTAGGCTCACCTGACAAATCCAAATTCTAAtaacaatgaataaaaaggaGGTAACAATAATTTACCATGCAGATAGAGGATCCATAGTCATTACTAGCTACCTATCTCATGTTCCACTATAGATTGGATTAATGTTTTACACAACTCCAAAAAAAATGTGCATGCATTACTAGTGCTTGCTAcaacattaaaagaaattaaggttGTGTAACaaataaatgcatgcattttataaaaataataataataaaaaaaccaagaaacatgtgtaaagaattataattttgcAAAGCGATGTTTCTTATCTATTTAAGACTCTACTTGATTTCAATGACACATTCTTTTGATGTAATATTGAACTTGCAATATATTTGACTAGCCCCGGTCAATTCAGATTACTTTAATATTCACGACTCGTGTCATGGGCATGTCAGAATACAATAATTATGTTGGAtagctatttcttttttttccttattccttctcgtttctttttttatatatatattccttctcTCTTATTATGAGACTTTCATTGAACTCGAGTTTGATAAATCTGaggctaaattgaaaatttattaaaaaaataaggattaaatttaaagaaaaaagcttgGTCTCGAATACAATCAAAATCAAGActcaagtaaaaaattaatatagaatcaatgactaaattaaaaaaaaaaaaaaaaaagttgataagGGCATGGTGCATGCACCACATGTGTCAGCGCATCAGAGCTGGGCATTGTGGCAGGGCGTGCAAGCTCCTCCAACTTCATAATACCGCCTTCCTTAATGTTATTGGAATCATCATGGTCTAGGCTTTCTCAAAGATGGTGCGTGTAAACAACACATCCCTTTGTGTCAATAATttgtcaaaagaaaaatccaaaatagtttttgcaaaataaacatCAATTCAAAGTCATgatgtttattatatataaacatcaatCTATAATCaagatgtttttgatatataaaaacctCGATAATaaacactaaaacaaattataaagtctattcttaaaaaaaaaatgtaaaaggacaaatagaaagaaaaaacttattattacacaggtaaaaaaattgaatccatTACAATGGAAACAATATAACACCTAGGCAAATTAGTTCTTTAGATTTAGACTAGATTGTTGGTGATCAGATcaaattttcttaatataaaaaaaaatatattcatgtgtttctaatattttttctagttgaaaaaaatcaaattatataggGTTTAACCTAATATGACAGGATTGACTTAACGAGTCTAAAAACAACCGAgacaaccaataaaaatattgtttgattaGTAAAAATATTCAAGACGACATATTTTAAAGAAGTATTGAGATGACAACACATTAGTTCGACTCGAGTCGACCTGTCAAATTCACAACATGGATCATAAAAGCatgataaccccataaaaatcaaatcaaaataaattataaaactcaatgaagaatttaaaaaaaaaaacaaataaaaaaaaagacaaaatgatCTAAGTTAATCAatgttaacttgtcaaatccacAACTTATGTCATAAGACAAAGAtgacctaataaaaaaaattttgaaacaaactataaaattcaatttacaatcaattcaatgttgaaagatgagattgaaaaaaaaatcaattaaaaatgataaaaaaaaaatctgaatcaatccAGTTTATTCACCAAACCCATAATTTAGGACCTGAGACTAGGATAACCTCATAGTaagcaaactaaaaaaacaattcaggtTACTCTGTCAAACTTATGActcaaattatgaaacttaaataaccttataaaaaataaattatgaaatacaattctcaattaacatattattgaagaataaaattgaaagaaatataaatctaaaaaaaaaacacaataaaacaattTGAGTCAATTCAAGTTAACCCACAAAATTCATAATCTAAGTCATGAAACTGGAACAACTTAatataaagtaaatcaaaataaatcatgaaaattaattcctaatcaacaagtgatgaaattaaaaaaataccaattaaaaaaaataaatcaaccagTTTAACCCGTAACATGGAtcataaaacttgataaaactcaatctttaataaattaaatttattaaatatttttaaataaataaaaaaccacctGTGCAAAGTAAAAACACCACCTTTTATGAGTGTCTCCCACAAAATGCACATtgcataattaagaaaaaaataaaatcagatttCGTGCACCCTGAATTCATCGATTCAAGTTCACGAACATGTTTATTATGCTATTTTACCAGCATCTAATTGGGGGGGGGAAATGGCACCTAAATTTTCAGCTAAGTCGTTGGATCTTTTATCATCGGGGAGGGGTGCTGACCGGTTGAGATTATTCAAAGCTGACCTGCGAGAAGAAGGCAGCTTTGACGAGGCAGTCAGGGGCTGTGATGGTGTATTTCATGTTGCAGCTTCAATGGAATTCCATGTTGCTGGAGACGAAGACAATGGTAATTCCCTCTTTAACTGGAACTGAAGCATATAGAGTTCTTTAATCAGTGTGATTACGTACATGAAAGGGTAGGCTTACTCTTTGTTTCTTCATTCTTCGCAAACTTGAAGAAAACTATGTTCAGCGTAATATCATCGACCCTGCGATTGAAGGAACGCTGAACCTTCTCACATCTTGCTCCCAATCCAATACTGTGAAAAGAGTTGTCTTCACATCCTCCATTAGTACTCTTACTGCTAAAGACACAGCTGGTAAATGGAGACAAGTAGTTGATGAA
This genomic interval from Populus alba chromosome 1, ASM523922v2, whole genome shotgun sequence contains the following:
- the LOC118063012 gene encoding large ribosomal subunit protein uL24c, whose amino-acid sequence is MAAMAALQSSMATLSLSSSNSFFGQRLSLPSLSLPQVKSPEKPCLIVMKLKRWERKECKENSLPVLHKMHVKVGDTIQVIAGDDKGKIGEITKIFRHNSTVVVKEINLKTKHVKSREEGEPGQIIKIEAPIHSSNVMLYSKEKNIASRVGHKVLDDGKKVRYLIKTGEIIDNAENWKKVKEESKKTEVAATTTS